From the Kiritimatiellaceae bacterium genome, one window contains:
- a CDS encoding PQQ-binding-like beta-propeller repeat protein, protein MNEFKQRPVLALAAQSTALVAATFSLILCILLIADFVRIQKMDPLNDPHLLQLREKLAVSTGDNQALVEEVRTFDFYARRAFFSNQEQRRMGGFLLLGGASICFIALKLSKLWKPELPKVACPERQGSRRGKAEPVNYNDLNALFRQLLAGTGLLLLAVSPLLAFAVKSDLAVVLEQPVAQAAPAEQPAPAVQTASAAQPVQFMAEAKNNWPSLRGPGNIGVAHFTNAPVSWNVTTGAGVLWKTKIPLQGLSSPIIWAGRVFISGADKEGQEVFCFDADTGKPLWTKKVKAAVEFPEVTEDTGYAAPTMATDGRRVFVIFATGELAAFDLNGTPVWQKNLGVPENPYGMGSSLISDGERLFVQYDHQSGQKVMAFDGATGNPVWQTARKDISWSSPALIETAAGWQLILNDEKNVTAYDPVSGKLIWTVNCLGGEVAPSPAFNGKDIIFVANEYAKASALKLTVSTPVTLWTYDEYLPEISSPVASENLFFIATSSGDVVCLDAATGKANWEQEFKKGFSSSPVLVGDRVYVIDITGVVHIFGAEAEYKEIGTIAMGEPVFATPAFMDGRIYIRGEKNLYCVGK, encoded by the coding sequence ATGAATGAATTCAAACAACGACCGGTTTTGGCGCTGGCGGCGCAGAGCACGGCTCTGGTGGCGGCGACGTTCTCTCTTATCCTCTGCATTCTGCTGATTGCCGATTTCGTGCGGATTCAAAAAATGGATCCGCTGAACGACCCGCATCTGCTGCAACTGCGTGAAAAACTTGCCGTTTCGACCGGCGATAACCAAGCGCTGGTTGAAGAAGTTCGTACGTTTGATTTCTATGCGCGCCGCGCATTCTTCAGTAATCAGGAACAGCGCCGCATGGGTGGGTTTCTGCTGCTCGGCGGCGCGTCCATCTGTTTCATCGCGCTGAAACTTTCCAAACTCTGGAAACCGGAGCTTCCAAAAGTTGCCTGCCCTGAGCGACAAGGGAGTCGAAGGGGCAAAGCGGAGCCGGTGAACTACAACGATCTCAATGCGCTGTTTCGACAGTTGCTGGCCGGAACAGGACTTTTGCTGCTGGCCGTTTCTCCGCTGCTGGCTTTCGCGGTGAAAAGCGATTTAGCGGTTGTGCTTGAGCAACCAGTCGCGCAAGCCGCGCCTGCAGAGCAACCCGCACCAGCCGTGCAAACGGCGTCGGCGGCCCAGCCGGTGCAGTTTATGGCCGAAGCGAAAAACAACTGGCCGTCGCTACGTGGACCGGGGAACATCGGCGTAGCGCACTTCACAAATGCGCCGGTCAGCTGGAATGTTACAACCGGCGCAGGCGTTTTATGGAAAACCAAAATCCCGCTTCAGGGACTCAGTTCGCCGATTATCTGGGCCGGTCGTGTTTTCATATCGGGTGCCGACAAGGAAGGGCAGGAAGTTTTTTGTTTTGATGCCGACACGGGCAAACCGCTTTGGACAAAGAAAGTGAAAGCCGCCGTTGAGTTTCCTGAAGTGACGGAAGATACGGGGTATGCCGCGCCGACCATGGCGACGGATGGACGGCGCGTATTTGTTATTTTCGCGACGGGCGAGCTGGCGGCATTTGATTTGAATGGCACGCCGGTCTGGCAGAAAAATCTCGGCGTTCCGGAAAATCCGTACGGCATGGGATCATCGCTCATCAGCGACGGCGAACGGCTGTTCGTGCAGTACGATCACCAGTCCGGGCAGAAGGTGATGGCGTTCGACGGCGCGACCGGCAATCCGGTCTGGCAGACGGCGCGCAAAGATATTTCGTGGTCGAGTCCGGCACTGATCGAAACCGCCGCCGGTTGGCAGCTGATTCTGAATGATGAAAAAAATGTGACCGCCTATGATCCGGTCTCCGGAAAATTGATCTGGACGGTGAACTGTTTGGGCGGAGAAGTTGCTCCGTCGCCTGCCTTCAACGGCAAAGACATTATTTTTGTGGCGAACGAATATGCCAAAGCCAGTGCATTAAAACTGACCGTCAGCACACCGGTAACTCTGTGGACGTACGATGAATATCTGCCGGAAATCAGCAGTCCGGTTGCATCGGAAAACCTTTTCTTCATCGCCACGTCGTCAGGCGATGTGGTCTGTCTGGACGCCGCGACAGGCAAGGCGAACTGGGAGCAGGAATTCAAGAAAGGATTCAGCTCGTCGCCGGTGCTGGTCGGCGATCGCGTTTACGTCATTGATATCACCGGCGTCGTGCACATTTTCGGTGCGGAAGCGGAATATAAAGAAATCGGAACCATAGCCATGGGCGAACCGGTTTTTGCCACACCCGCGTTCATGGACGGACGCATCTACATCCGCGGCGAGAAGAATCTTTACTGCGTTGGAAAATGA
- a CDS encoding NAD(P)-binding protein: protein MPNLKIDGIAVSVEPGLTVLAAAEKLSIDIPTLCHLKGCSPDTSCMLCVVKDNASRRMIPACSARAADGMDIDTECAEVQAARRDILNLLLSEHTGDCEGPCKRICPAHLNIPLMLREIERGDFEAAAWIAKRDLAIPTVLGTICPAPCEKGCRRGQVDQTITIRALHRQNADKYVPSCNDFPKNGKKVAVIGSGAAGLSCAWNLRLLGYDCTVFDVNPVAGGSLRAETALPPEILDAEIRSLQSAGIEFRLGAVPSADGFDAVIEPEEHKLAVKAVANGKAAARALNGIETADRFDSKIGKLRDSELQELTKNCHEQAGTSALQIEAARCLHCDCRKPESCKLRRYAEQYGADQREFPADERKHVQLIGHNEAVVFEPGKCVKCGLCVRITKRAGEALGLAFAGRGFNTQVTVPFGESLQNGLRIAAAECVAACPTGALAYRN from the coding sequence ATGCCTAATTTAAAAATAGATGGAATTGCGGTGAGCGTGGAGCCCGGCTTGACTGTGCTCGCGGCGGCGGAAAAGCTTTCGATCGACATTCCGACGCTGTGCCACTTGAAAGGCTGTTCGCCGGATACGTCGTGCATGCTGTGCGTGGTAAAAGACAACGCCAGCAGGCGGATGATTCCGGCGTGCTCGGCGCGTGCCGCCGACGGCATGGACATCGACACGGAATGCGCCGAAGTTCAGGCGGCGCGGCGCGATATCCTGAATCTGCTTCTGAGTGAACATACCGGTGACTGCGAAGGGCCGTGTAAACGCATCTGTCCGGCGCATCTGAATATTCCGCTGATGCTGCGAGAAATTGAGCGCGGCGATTTTGAAGCCGCCGCATGGATTGCCAAGCGCGATCTGGCGATTCCGACGGTGCTCGGAACCATCTGCCCCGCGCCGTGCGAAAAGGGCTGCCGTCGCGGACAGGTCGATCAGACGATCACCATCCGCGCATTGCACCGGCAGAATGCAGATAAATATGTGCCGTCATGCAATGACTTTCCGAAGAACGGGAAAAAGGTCGCGGTAATCGGATCAGGCGCGGCGGGACTCTCCTGCGCGTGGAACCTGCGGCTGCTGGGTTATGACTGCACGGTGTTCGATGTAAATCCGGTGGCGGGCGGCTCGCTTCGCGCCGAAACAGCGTTGCCGCCGGAAATTCTCGATGCGGAAATTCGTAGCCTTCAGTCCGCCGGAATTGAATTCAGACTGGGAGCCGTTCCATCAGCGGACGGCTTCGATGCGGTGATTGAACCGGAAGAACATAAGCTGGCGGTCAAAGCGGTGGCCAACGGCAAAGCGGCGGCGCGCGCTTTGAACGGAATTGAAACCGCAGACCGGTTTGATTCGAAGATTGGAAAACTGCGCGACAGTGAACTGCAGGAGCTGACGAAGAATTGTCATGAGCAGGCAGGAACCTCAGCTTTACAGATTGAGGCGGCGCGATGTTTGCATTGCGACTGCCGCAAACCGGAGAGCTGTAAACTGCGCCGGTATGCCGAGCAGTATGGCGCCGATCAACGCGAATTTCCTGCCGATGAACGCAAGCATGTTCAACTGATCGGACATAACGAAGCGGTGGTGTTCGAGCCGGGCAAGTGCGTTAAGTGCGGACTGTGCGTGCGGATTACCAAACGCGCCGGAGAAGCGCTCGGGCTGGCGTTCGCCGGACGCGGGTTTAACACACAAGTCACCGTTCCGTTCGGCGAATCATTGCAAAACGGCCTGCGGATCGCCGCCGCCGAATGCGTCGCGGCCTGCCCGACCGGCGCACTTGCGTATAGAAATTAA
- a CDS encoding 4Fe-4S binding protein: MISDFRFKISDFFLLRVFASLRSLILLLVFFAVPAHAEFRFPMPEFASGYKHPPVYTPGPSTAMVGWDIVVLLATLTLAAVFVLKRRKRREIFLLTLFSLLYFGFVRNGCVCSVGSIQNVAAGLCNSAYGVPLTVLIFFAAPLIFALLFGRVFCAAVCPLGAIQEAVAVKPVKVPLAVEKVFSIVPYIYLGLAMLSVAMGSGFIICQYDPFVGFFRMGASSSLLIFGGLMLALGIFVARPYCRFLCPYGVLLNWASKLSRRHAVITPADCIQCGLCADSCPYNAINKPMTATVPESRGKGARRLGLLILLIPVLIVTGAGAGRLLREPLSRMHPTVRLAERIAGEELGRYKGTTIESAAFRASDTPNEKLYAEAVGLKEKFGLGGMVFGAFIGLVVGCKLISVSVFRKRTDYEPNRGACYSCGRCFKYCPVKE, translated from the coding sequence ATGATTTCCGATTTCCGATTTAAGATTTCTGATTTTTTTCTTCTTCGCGTCTTTGCGTCTCTGCGGTCACTCATTCTCTTGTTGGTGTTCTTCGCCGTTCCGGCGCACGCCGAGTTTCGTTTCCCGATGCCGGAGTTCGCGTCCGGCTATAAACATCCGCCGGTGTACACGCCCGGGCCGTCAACGGCGATGGTCGGCTGGGATATCGTGGTTCTGCTGGCAACTCTGACGCTGGCTGCAGTGTTTGTTTTGAAGCGCCGCAAGCGCCGGGAAATATTTTTGCTCACGCTGTTTTCGCTGCTCTATTTCGGTTTTGTGCGCAACGGCTGTGTCTGCTCTGTCGGTTCGATACAGAATGTGGCGGCGGGACTTTGCAACTCCGCTTACGGCGTGCCGCTCACGGTACTGATCTTTTTCGCCGCGCCGCTGATTTTTGCGCTGCTGTTCGGTCGCGTTTTCTGTGCGGCGGTCTGTCCGCTCGGCGCCATTCAGGAAGCGGTTGCGGTGAAGCCGGTGAAAGTTCCGCTGGCGGTTGAAAAAGTTTTCTCCATCGTTCCGTATATCTATCTCGGACTGGCAATGCTTTCGGTGGCCATGGGATCAGGTTTTATCATTTGCCAGTACGATCCGTTCGTCGGATTCTTTCGTATGGGGGCGAGTTCGAGTCTGCTGATCTTCGGCGGTCTCATGCTGGCGCTGGGAATCTTTGTCGCACGGCCCTACTGCCGGTTTCTTTGTCCGTACGGTGTACTGCTCAACTGGGCGTCAAAACTTTCGCGCCGCCACGCTGTCATCACACCGGCAGATTGCATCCAGTGCGGACTGTGCGCCGACTCGTGTCCGTACAACGCCATCAACAAACCGATGACGGCAACGGTTCCGGAAAGCCGCGGCAAAGGCGCGCGGCGGCTCGGTCTTCTGATTCTGCTGATTCCGGTTCTTATTGTGACCGGCGCAGGCGCCGGACGCCTGCTGCGCGAACCGCTTTCGCGGATGCATCCAACCGTCCGGCTGGCCGAGCGTATTGCCGGCGAAGAGCTGGGCCGCTACAAAGGAACGACGATCGAGTCGGCCGCTTTCCGCGCGTCGGACACACCGAACGAAAAACTTTATGCGGAAGCCGTTGGTCTTAAGGAAAAATTCGGCCTCGGCGGAATGGTGTTCGGCGCATTCATCGGACTGGTTGTCGGATGTAAACTGATTTCCGTTTCTGTTTTTAGAAAACGCACAGACTATGAACCGAATCGCGGCGCCTGCTACAGTTGCGGACGCTGTTTTAAATATTGTCCCGTGAAGGAATAA
- a CDS encoding PQQ-binding-like beta-propeller repeat protein, with product MKQKTANLLVAIPVLILCGWVSVLLLSRWFSYDPARSLTRSLPGMDGGPSESERAVADESQVNLAGKLETFDGVPSSLPGSWPRFRGADFDNICKADVKLADSWPESGPKVLWSVTLGEGHAAPAVFNGCVYLFDYDEAKRADALRCFSLTDGKEIWRRSYTVPAKRNHGLSRTIPAVTEDCIVTVGPRCHVSCVETATGKFRWGIDLQKEYGTTEPLWFTGQCPLIDNGLALLAPGGPDVLLMAVDCKTGAVVWKVPNPKGWKMSHSSILPLTLHGEKMYVYAAVGGMVGISTAGKVLWEIPWNASVVAPSPVPIAGNKIFITAGYGAGSLMVQIDKTADGFAAKEISRTSPADWLACEQQTPILYDGLLYGIMPKDGGALKQQFVCYDPTVAEPVWSSGKTHRFGLGPFFMADGKFFILDDSGTLTMLKVSRSGYEQLSQHKVLDGQDAWGPIALAGTRMLLRDATRMVCIELGGVK from the coding sequence GTGAAACAAAAAACCGCCAATCTACTTGTCGCCATACCCGTCCTGATTCTATGCGGATGGGTATCGGTACTTTTGCTTTCCCGCTGGTTCTCGTACGATCCGGCGCGCAGTCTGACGCGCAGTCTGCCCGGTATGGACGGCGGGCCATCCGAATCAGAACGGGCCGTTGCGGACGAATCTCAAGTGAATCTTGCAGGCAAGCTGGAAACCTTTGACGGAGTGCCATCCAGTCTGCCTGGCAGCTGGCCGCGGTTCCGCGGTGCCGATTTTGACAATATCTGCAAGGCCGATGTGAAGCTGGCGGACAGCTGGCCGGAATCCGGCCCGAAAGTTCTCTGGTCGGTGACGCTGGGCGAAGGGCACGCCGCGCCCGCCGTGTTCAACGGCTGTGTCTATCTGTTCGATTACGACGAAGCGAAGCGCGCCGATGCGTTGCGCTGTTTTTCGCTGACCGACGGCAAGGAAATCTGGCGGCGGTCTTACACCGTGCCCGCTAAACGGAACCACGGCCTTTCGCGCACCATTCCGGCGGTCACGGAAGACTGTATCGTAACCGTCGGGCCGCGCTGTCATGTTTCGTGTGTCGAAACAGCAACCGGGAAATTCCGCTGGGGCATCGACCTGCAAAAGGAATATGGCACCACCGAGCCGCTGTGGTTTACCGGGCAGTGCCCGCTGATTGATAACGGACTGGCGCTTCTTGCGCCCGGCGGCCCCGATGTGTTGCTGATGGCGGTGGATTGCAAAACCGGCGCGGTCGTCTGGAAGGTGCCGAATCCAAAAGGCTGGAAAATGTCGCACTCGTCCATTCTTCCGCTGACTTTGCATGGCGAGAAAATGTACGTCTATGCCGCCGTCGGCGGCATGGTCGGCATTTCCACCGCCGGAAAAGTTCTGTGGGAAATTCCGTGGAACGCTTCGGTTGTCGCGCCGTCGCCGGTTCCGATTGCCGGAAATAAAATTTTCATCACCGCCGGTTATGGCGCGGGCAGTCTGATGGTGCAGATTGATAAGACAGCCGATGGGTTCGCCGCAAAAGAGATTTCGCGCACCAGCCCGGCGGATTGGCTGGCCTGCGAACAGCAGACGCCGATTCTGTACGACGGCCTGTTGTACGGCATTATGCCGAAAGACGGCGGCGCGCTGAAACAGCAGTTTGTCTGCTACGATCCGACGGTTGCCGAACCGGTCTGGTCGAGCGGTAAGACGCACCGGTTCGGCCTCGGCCCGTTTTTTATGGCGGACGGAAAATTTTTTATATTGGACGACAGCGGAACGTTGACCATGCTGAAGGTGAGCCGGAGCGGATATGAACAGCTCTCACAGCACAAGGTGCTGGACGGACAGGATGCCTGGGGGCCGATTGCGCTTGCCGGAACCCGCATGTTATTGCGCGACGCGACCCGGATGGTCTGCATAGAACTCGGAGGCGTGAAATGA
- the nuoE gene encoding NADH-quinone oxidoreductase subunit NuoE — translation MNDEINLLEVDRIVAEFGRDESMVIPILQAVQKEFKYLPESALRRICEISEITPAQIEGVSSFFSQFRRSPVGKHMISVCDGTACHVKGADAVYSSVMNTLGIKTGDTADDGIFTVQKVACLGCCTLAPAVQIDGVTYGHVRTDTVSNMLTDFLENEANRTPRNFQTSEDGVSKGEVRIGLGSCCVAGGSAKIRDALEDSLAALSCKVEIKPVGCVGMCHRTPLMEIVIPGAEPILYAKVKPEDVPEIIERHFHPDKPFIKVRAAAESWLKKLYTDEARDVPERYSIDVREKPVADYLGQQRHIATEFGGLLNPSDMAEYKRLGGFEALRTALSGKNPEGLISEIEKSGLRGRGGGGFPTARKWATVRKAPGAKKYIILNGDEGDPGAFMDRMILESYPYRAIEGMIIASFAVGATEGVLYIRAEYPLAVKRVRKALADCEEAGLLGENILGSGHSLKLKIFEGAGAFVCGEESALIASLEGRRGMPIYRPPFPAEQGLHGCPTLVNNAETYAVVPWIFRHGAEAFARFGTERSKGTKVFSLAGKIERGGLIEVPMGITINDVVNQIGGGVADGRKFKAVQIGGPSGGCIPASLGDTTVDFEALKEVGAMMGSGGFVVLDDHDCMVEMARYFLSFTQNESCGKCTPCRVGTKRMLEILTRLCDGKGKPGDIEKLEQLAETIRSQSLCGLGKTAPNPVLTTLRYFREEFEAHIAGLCPAGKCKKLITYSISDDCIGCTKCAVECPVEAIQGEPYSKFEIDPAVCVRCDNCRKVCPVDAVEVK, via the coding sequence ATGAACGACGAAATTAACCTTTTGGAAGTGGATCGGATCGTCGCGGAATTTGGCCGTGACGAATCGATGGTGATTCCGATTCTGCAGGCGGTGCAGAAGGAATTTAAATATCTTCCGGAATCGGCCCTGCGGCGGATTTGCGAGATTAGTGAAATTACTCCGGCACAGATCGAAGGAGTCTCTTCGTTCTTTTCGCAGTTCCGCCGGTCGCCGGTCGGCAAACACATGATCAGCGTTTGCGACGGTACGGCCTGCCACGTTAAAGGAGCGGACGCGGTGTACAGTTCCGTGATGAACACGCTGGGTATTAAAACCGGCGACACCGCGGACGATGGAATTTTTACAGTTCAAAAGGTGGCGTGCCTCGGCTGCTGCACGCTGGCGCCGGCGGTGCAGATTGACGGCGTAACCTACGGCCATGTGCGCACGGATACCGTGTCGAACATGCTCACCGATTTTCTGGAGAACGAAGCCAACCGGACGCCGCGCAATTTTCAAACCTCGGAAGACGGCGTGTCGAAAGGCGAGGTGCGGATCGGTCTGGGTTCGTGCTGTGTGGCTGGCGGCAGCGCAAAAATCCGCGATGCACTGGAAGACTCCCTTGCCGCGCTGAGTTGCAAAGTGGAGATCAAACCGGTCGGCTGCGTCGGCATGTGCCACCGCACACCGCTGATGGAAATTGTGATTCCGGGCGCCGAGCCGATTCTGTATGCCAAGGTGAAGCCGGAGGACGTTCCCGAAATTATCGAACGGCACTTTCATCCGGACAAACCGTTTATCAAGGTTCGCGCGGCGGCGGAGAGCTGGCTTAAAAAACTCTACACCGACGAAGCGCGCGATGTTCCGGAGCGTTACTCGATTGATGTGCGCGAAAAACCGGTCGCCGACTATCTCGGACAGCAGCGGCACATTGCCACCGAGTTCGGCGGCTTGCTGAATCCGTCCGACATGGCGGAATATAAACGCCTTGGTGGATTCGAAGCGCTCCGGACGGCGCTGTCCGGAAAAAATCCCGAGGGACTGATTTCGGAAATTGAAAAAAGCGGACTGCGCGGCCGCGGCGGCGGCGGATTCCCGACGGCCCGCAAGTGGGCGACCGTTCGCAAAGCTCCCGGCGCAAAAAAATATATCATCCTGAACGGCGACGAAGGGGATCCCGGCGCATTCATGGACCGGATGATTCTGGAATCGTATCCTTATCGCGCCATCGAAGGAATGATCATCGCGTCGTTCGCCGTCGGCGCGACGGAAGGTGTTCTTTATATCCGCGCGGAATATCCGCTGGCGGTGAAGCGGGTTCGCAAAGCGCTGGCCGACTGCGAAGAGGCGGGCTTGCTGGGCGAAAATATTTTAGGCAGCGGACATTCCCTGAAACTGAAAATTTTCGAAGGTGCTGGCGCGTTCGTCTGCGGCGAAGAGTCGGCACTGATCGCTTCGCTCGAAGGGCGGCGCGGCATGCCGATTTACCGTCCGCCGTTTCCGGCCGAGCAGGGTCTGCATGGTTGCCCGACGCTGGTGAATAATGCGGAAACCTATGCGGTGGTACCGTGGATTTTCCGCCACGGCGCGGAGGCGTTCGCCCGGTTCGGCACGGAACGTAGCAAAGGCACCAAGGTGTTTTCGCTGGCGGGTAAAATTGAACGCGGCGGGCTGATCGAAGTGCCGATGGGCATCACGATCAACGACGTGGTGAACCAGATCGGCGGCGGCGTTGCCGACGGACGGAAGTTTAAGGCCGTGCAGATCGGCGGCCCGTCCGGCGGCTGTATTCCTGCGTCGCTTGGCGACACCACGGTCGACTTCGAAGCGCTGAAAGAAGTCGGCGCGATGATGGGCTCCGGCGGCTTCGTGGTGCTGGACGACCACGACTGCATGGTCGAGATGGCGCGCTATTTTCTATCGTTCACGCAAAACGAATCGTGCGGCAAATGCACGCCTTGCCGCGTCGGCACCAAGCGTATGCTCGAAATTCTGACGCGGCTTTGCGACGGCAAAGGTAAGCCGGGTGATATTGAAAAACTGGAACAGCTTGCCGAGACGATCCGGTCGCAAAGTTTGTGCGGACTTGGTAAAACCGCGCCGAATCCGGTGCTGACGACACTTCGGTATTTCCGTGAAGAGTTTGAGGCGCACATCGCCGGACTCTGTCCGGCGGGCAAGTGCAAAAAGCTGATTACCTATTCGATCAGTGATGATTGCATCGGTTGCACCAAGTGTGCCGTCGAATGTCCGGTGGAGGCCATTCAAGGCGAGCCGTATTCAAAATTTGAAATTGATCCCGCAGTTTGCGTGCGGTGCGATAACTGCCGGAAGGTTTGCCCTGTCGATGCGGTGGAAGTGAAGTAG
- a CDS encoding PQQ-like beta-propeller repeat protein: MKKTGACILAGTLMTAVVFAADWPQFCGPKRNNISTETGLARSWPAAGPEVLWTINVTSGYASPVVKDGKVYLMDYDGTNSILRVLELDSGKELWTVSFADSGTPMNKLYPGTRGTPSVTDDSIYAATLFGTMICVDLDSRKIKWKRQLVKEFGAKAGASGFAQSPLVHGDLVIVAPLSKASSVVALDKRTGTDVWRTPGFGGSTAFVSPSIISVDGEDQVLMVAPAEAAGSPARSSDDDETGGKEPRTTYVFAVSPKDGKVLWTYLGWSCTKPIPGPIQVGSNTLFITSGYQSISAMIKVEKTDKGYEAKELFKTENAATSVSQPVFVNNCLFVSGTSKAAGKGLVCIDLDGNTKWDAGALKLTCLNMIAVDGMLVGLDSKSGMLHLIEATPKAFNKLASAKVLDEAGQALAPIALSDGKLLVRDHKVMKCLNLK; encoded by the coding sequence ATGAAAAAAACAGGTGCGTGCATTTTAGCGGGAACTCTGATGACGGCGGTGGTTTTTGCCGCCGACTGGCCGCAGTTTTGCGGGCCGAAACGGAATAATATTTCGACAGAAACCGGACTGGCCCGAAGCTGGCCGGCGGCAGGCCCGGAAGTGTTATGGACCATCAATGTGACAAGCGGCTATGCCAGCCCGGTTGTCAAAGACGGCAAGGTGTATCTGATGGATTATGACGGAACCAACAGCATCCTTCGGGTGCTCGAACTTGATTCCGGAAAAGAACTTTGGACGGTCTCTTTTGCTGATTCAGGCACACCGATGAATAAACTGTATCCGGGAACCCGCGGTACGCCGTCTGTGACCGACGATTCGATTTATGCTGCGACACTCTTTGGCACAATGATTTGCGTTGATCTGGATTCCCGTAAAATAAAATGGAAGCGCCAGTTGGTGAAAGAGTTCGGGGCAAAAGCCGGTGCCAGCGGCTTTGCGCAATCTCCGCTGGTGCACGGCGATCTGGTGATTGTTGCGCCTCTGTCGAAAGCAAGCAGCGTCGTGGCCTTGGATAAACGTACCGGGACGGATGTCTGGCGAACCCCGGGGTTCGGCGGTAGCACCGCGTTCGTTTCGCCATCAATTATTTCTGTTGATGGAGAGGATCAGGTTCTTATGGTGGCGCCCGCTGAAGCCGCCGGAAGTCCTGCTCGCTCCAGCGATGATGATGAGACGGGCGGGAAAGAACCGCGCACCACCTATGTGTTTGCTGTTTCGCCGAAGGACGGCAAGGTTCTTTGGACTTATTTAGGCTGGTCTTGCACCAAGCCGATTCCGGGTCCGATTCAGGTGGGATCCAATACGCTGTTCATCACGTCCGGCTATCAATCTATTTCTGCGATGATCAAGGTGGAAAAAACCGATAAAGGGTATGAAGCGAAAGAACTGTTTAAAACCGAGAATGCAGCGACATCAGTTTCTCAACCGGTTTTTGTAAATAACTGCCTGTTTGTCAGCGGAACGAGTAAAGCTGCCGGCAAAGGGCTGGTCTGTATTGATCTGGATGGAAATACAAAATGGGATGCCGGAGCTCTAAAGCTCACTTGCTTGAACATGATTGCGGTCGACGGAATGCTGGTCGGACTCGATAGCAAATCGGGAATGTTGCATCTGATCGAAGCGACGCCGAAAGCGTTTAACAAACTGGCTTCCGCGAAGGTGTTGGATGAAGCAGGGCAGGCATTGGCCCCGATCGCGCTGTCGGATGGAAAACTGCTTGTCCGGGATCATAAAGTGATGAAGTGTCTGAATTTGAAATAA